A region of Planococcus sp. MSAK28401 DNA encodes the following proteins:
- a CDS encoding sensor histidine kinase gives MEAMMTGMINNIFFIIFPIILYQMFATAGQRNFFVSHRITMTVMFSISIILCMVFPYQFLTEDYIFDLRQVPMIVGALYGGPLVSAVLFVVSAVGRIAIGGDGMYIAILNQLLVAAGVPFLGPLYRKVNRWWKAALVFSISIVSLLFNMFAGYFFFGDPIHNLIGIWLMLMLNQGGIIILTALLIEHLQKQEYLYNSLMRHEKMETVSHFAAAVSHELRNPLQSVKGFVQLLQEYEYPRAKQLEFQQTILEEIKVAEDLIDDYLIYAKPVYGEMKRIEVELELSHVIKIMTPYANARNVEILVQGADASSPILGDSQKLHQALVNIIRNGIEAMPEGGKLQVELETSAPTVCVHIQDEGVGMTKEQVKRLGEPYFSNKSKGTGLGLMVTYSILNQMGGEITVESEVGKGTKFTLEFPKLPNK, from the coding sequence ATGGAAGCGATGATGACGGGCATGATCAATAATATTTTCTTCATCATTTTTCCGATTATCCTCTACCAGATGTTTGCGACAGCCGGGCAGCGAAACTTCTTCGTCAGCCACCGGATTACCATGACAGTCATGTTTTCCATTTCCATCATCCTGTGCATGGTGTTTCCATATCAATTTCTCACAGAAGATTATATATTCGATCTCCGGCAAGTACCAATGATTGTCGGTGCGTTATACGGTGGGCCGCTAGTCAGTGCAGTGTTGTTCGTGGTATCGGCTGTGGGGCGCATAGCCATTGGCGGGGACGGCATGTATATTGCCATCTTGAACCAGCTGTTAGTGGCGGCAGGCGTGCCTTTCCTTGGGCCGCTTTACCGAAAAGTCAATCGCTGGTGGAAAGCTGCACTTGTTTTCTCTATTTCGATTGTGTCGCTGTTATTCAATATGTTTGCAGGCTATTTTTTCTTCGGGGATCCGATCCACAACCTCATTGGAATTTGGCTCATGCTCATGCTCAATCAAGGCGGCATCATTATATTGACTGCTTTGCTCATCGAGCATTTGCAAAAACAGGAGTATTTATATAATTCGCTCATGCGCCATGAAAAGATGGAGACGGTTAGCCATTTCGCTGCGGCCGTGTCTCATGAGCTGCGCAATCCGCTGCAAAGCGTAAAAGGATTTGTCCAGCTGCTTCAGGAATATGAATATCCGCGGGCGAAACAATTGGAGTTCCAGCAGACTATTCTAGAAGAAATCAAAGTAGCCGAAGACTTAATCGACGACTACTTGATCTATGCAAAACCGGTTTATGGTGAAATGAAGCGCATCGAAGTGGAACTTGAATTATCCCATGTCATCAAAATCATGACGCCTTATGCCAATGCCAGGAATGTTGAGATTTTAGTGCAGGGTGCTGACGCATCCAGCCCGATTTTGGGTGATTCCCAAAAGCTCCATCAGGCTTTAGTGAACATTATCCGAAACGGCATTGAAGCGATGCCAGAAGGCGGAAAGCTGCAGGTCGAGCTTGAAACTTCTGCCCCAACGGTTTGTGTGCACATCCAGGACGAAGGGGTGGGCATGACAAAAGAGCAGGTCAAGCGACTGGGAGAACCGTATTTTTCCAATAAGTCAAAAGGGACAGGGCTTGGGCTCATGGTCACTTACAGCATACTCAATCAAATGGGCGGGGAAATTACCGTCGAATCAGAAGTCGGCAAAGGCACCAAGTTTACATTAGAATTCCCGAAACTGCCGAATAAATAG
- a CDS encoding sigma-70 family RNA polymerase sigma factor, with product MEAFTEVAEQYAPMISSLIRKLNIYTDYDAFRQLGFIALWQAWEKHDPEIGHFAPFAYRSIKGAMKDELTRRQKGGKKVKNSDLFLEEEEAIEWVAEKLPDWLDAALLSQKERRLLQEMYIDGYSLTELQKHYGVTLSGMKKRRERTLTKIRAAIDHPYKDR from the coding sequence ATGGAAGCTTTTACGGAAGTGGCCGAACAGTACGCACCGATGATCTCCTCGCTTATCCGCAAATTGAATATCTATACCGATTATGACGCATTCCGCCAGCTTGGATTTATCGCGCTGTGGCAAGCGTGGGAAAAACATGATCCGGAAATCGGCCATTTTGCGCCGTTTGCCTATCGCAGCATCAAAGGCGCCATGAAAGACGAATTGACAAGGCGCCAAAAAGGAGGCAAGAAGGTCAAAAACTCCGATTTATTCCTTGAGGAAGAAGAAGCGATAGAGTGGGTAGCTGAAAAATTGCCGGATTGGCTGGATGCGGCTTTATTGAGCCAGAAAGAACGGCGGTTGCTCCAGGAGATGTATATAGATGGCTACAGTCTGACAGAATTGCAAAAACATTATGGGGTCACTTTATCTGGTATGAAGAAGCGCAGGGAGCGGACCTTGACGAAGATAAGGGCGGCAATTGACCATCCGTATAAAGATCGCTAA
- a CDS encoding competence protein ComK — protein sequence MKNCGDLQVDRDVLFLESWYETGRRSRITTTYGVFYSPDAPLTLIDKASMLFAFPNGRRAKATRHNLKIHGENIILFSNCGLAAYPTHSPCQLGCVWIFNHRYKLEAISSIRTRIIYERFGISKEVDASIHNLSKQRKRLHEIIF from the coding sequence ATGAAAAATTGTGGCGATTTACAGGTTGATCGGGACGTCTTATTTCTCGAATCATGGTACGAGACAGGAAGGCGTTCACGCATCACTACTACATACGGCGTCTTCTATTCGCCCGACGCGCCGCTAACTTTGATCGATAAAGCATCTATGTTGTTCGCTTTCCCTAACGGCAGACGTGCAAAAGCTACGCGTCATAACCTCAAGATACATGGGGAGAACATCATTTTATTCTCAAATTGCGGGCTTGCCGCCTACCCGACTCACTCTCCTTGCCAATTGGGGTGTGTATGGATCTTCAATCACCGCTACAAACTGGAGGCCATCTCATCCATCAGGACACGTATCATTTACGAACGCTTCGGGATCTCCAAAGAAGTCGATGCCTCTATCCATAACTTATCCAAACAGAGGAAAAGGCTGCATGAAATAATTTTTTAA
- a CDS encoding GyrI-like domain-containing protein, with the protein MRYINEPNIETRGEQPYVGIQVRVSSHIGKTTELAAEVLTWLSAHNESPAGLPFIRFWCMDDNDQRLIEVGIPTKKLLAEDQRILSGYLPGGDFAHAIYHGPAKELWASTDELAGWLEREGLSAALRYEAETKIWDGHMAFFVTDPLEKERQDDWAIELFILLLADHAA; encoded by the coding sequence ATGCGTTATATAAATGAACCGAACATTGAGACGCGCGGAGAACAGCCATATGTCGGCATTCAAGTCAGGGTTTCAAGCCATATTGGAAAAACGACTGAGCTAGCGGCTGAAGTGTTGACGTGGTTGAGTGCGCATAATGAATCGCCTGCGGGGCTGCCGTTTATCCGCTTCTGGTGCATGGATGACAATGACCAGCGGCTGATTGAAGTCGGCATTCCGACAAAAAAGCTGCTGGCTGAGGATCAACGCATTCTATCGGGGTATTTGCCAGGAGGGGATTTTGCCCACGCTATTTACCATGGTCCCGCGAAAGAACTTTGGGCGTCTACAGATGAACTGGCGGGCTGGCTGGAAAGGGAAGGGCTTTCCGCGGCACTGCGTTACGAAGCTGAAACAAAGATATGGGATGGACATATGGCATTTTTTGTTACCGACCCGCTAGAAAAAGAAAGGCAGGATGACTGGGCGATTGAGTTGTTTATTTTGTTGCTCGCTGATCATGCCGCATAA
- a CDS encoding LysM peptidoglycan-binding domain-containing protein: MLSRWSKLLAITGLLLFSLLSFTGQADAAASTYVTKGNTTSKVVALTFDDGSDGTNINKILDILKTNNVKATFFLTGSGINHHPSWIRNIANAGHQVGNHSYSHPDFTKISIAAMQSELARTETAYKNVTGKSTKPIFRAPFGASNATVLKGVGDAGYTHTIQWNIDTIDWRGLSSTEITNKVVNNIVPGSIVLMHTGAGASGTPGALPGMISKLKAKGYKFVTVSELLKLPPTSGATYTVKAGDTLYSIAKKYNVTVAALAKANNITNYNLIRVGQVLVIPGTTAPTPPPSTTVKYTVKAGDTLYSIASKYNTTVAAIASANKITNTNLISVGQVLIIPVKQAPPPVTTVKYTVKAGDTLYSIARKYNTTVTAIAKANNITNVNAIRVGQVLIIPR; this comes from the coding sequence ATGTTATCCAGATGGAGCAAATTGCTAGCGATCACGGGGTTATTGCTCTTTTCACTGCTGTCGTTCACAGGCCAGGCCGATGCCGCAGCCTCAACTTATGTCACAAAAGGCAATACGACGAGCAAAGTGGTCGCTTTAACTTTTGATGATGGATCCGACGGAACGAACATCAATAAAATCCTCGACATCCTGAAAACCAATAATGTTAAAGCCACTTTCTTTCTAACTGGTTCCGGCATCAACCATCATCCGAGTTGGATCCGCAACATCGCTAATGCAGGACATCAAGTCGGCAACCATTCCTATTCGCATCCGGATTTCACAAAGATCAGCATTGCAGCCATGCAAAGTGAACTCGCCCGAACGGAAACCGCTTATAAAAACGTCACAGGCAAATCGACGAAACCTATTTTCCGAGCTCCATTCGGCGCCTCCAACGCAACCGTTTTAAAAGGAGTCGGTGATGCGGGTTACACACATACGATTCAATGGAATATCGACACCATCGATTGGAGAGGCCTATCGTCCACAGAAATCACCAATAAAGTCGTCAACAATATCGTGCCAGGCTCCATCGTTTTGATGCATACCGGCGCGGGAGCTTCCGGAACACCGGGTGCATTGCCTGGCATGATTAGCAAACTGAAAGCGAAAGGCTATAAATTTGTCACCGTTTCCGAACTGTTGAAATTGCCTCCAACAAGCGGAGCGACTTATACAGTCAAAGCGGGCGACACGCTATACAGCATCGCCAAAAAATATAATGTCACTGTTGCCGCTCTAGCAAAAGCCAATAACATCACCAATTACAATTTGATCCGTGTCGGCCAAGTCTTGGTGATTCCAGGAACCACTGCCCCCACACCACCGCCGTCCACAACTGTCAAATACACCGTCAAAGCCGGCGATACACTATATAGTATCGCGAGTAAATACAATACGACTGTTGCAGCCATTGCATCTGCCAATAAAATCACCAACACCAATCTCATCAGCGTCGGGCAAGTCTTGATCATTCCAGTTAAACAAGCACCGCCGCCAGTGACGACCGTCAAGTATACAGTGAAAGCGGGCGATACACTTTACAGCATCGCCAGAAAGTACAATACGACCGTCACTGCAATCGCCAAAGCGAATAACATCACCAACGTTAATGCCATTCGCGTCGGCCAAGTGCTGATCATCCCCCGCTAA
- a CDS encoding DUF4126 domain-containing protein, whose protein sequence is MEMVMAVLIGLALSATVGFRIFTPLLITGIFERVDWITLSEGFSWVGSTPALIAFGAATIFEVLVNYIPAVGSFMKLISTPVAALAGILLTASFIGDMNPFLEWAIAIIGGGGVATASHATLTAVKGVSDTALMGPAISVAEDVTATIAPILIFFVPVLAIVFLLVMAIVIFRLYKRFLYRKSPA, encoded by the coding sequence ATGGAAATGGTCATGGCGGTTCTTATCGGCCTGGCGTTGAGCGCGACGGTCGGATTCCGTATTTTCACCCCATTATTGATAACAGGGATTTTCGAACGGGTGGATTGGATCACTTTGTCTGAAGGTTTCAGTTGGGTTGGCAGCACGCCGGCGCTTATTGCGTTCGGAGCAGCCACGATATTCGAAGTTCTGGTCAATTATATTCCAGCAGTCGGGTCGTTTATGAAATTGATTTCCACGCCGGTCGCGGCCCTGGCAGGGATTTTATTGACGGCATCGTTTATAGGCGATATGAACCCGTTTCTGGAATGGGCAATCGCGATTATTGGGGGCGGCGGTGTGGCTACGGCTTCTCATGCGACTTTGACGGCAGTGAAAGGGGTCAGCGATACAGCGTTGATGGGCCCGGCTATCTCGGTTGCTGAGGATGTCACCGCCACCATTGCGCCGATTTTGATTTTCTTTGTGCCAGTGCTGGCCATCGTTTTTTTGCTAGTGATGGCAATTGTTATTTTTCGTTTGTATAAACGATTTTTGTACAGGAAAAGCCCGGCTTAA
- a CDS encoding polysaccharide deacetylase family protein — MKKIISSMVLIILLASIPWQAFADETSGNDPKVLILYHAEEETQEEEVPLLDMLVGHFSSDITIQSIEDAAAEYVKGDYTHVIYFGLGKRQLTEEELFIVDQYDDVKKMFIGNYFEYFKEAPDLSVRDYRNIDAVSGDGKMFDLKEEKEMLLINGIEQMEVLYEGQAADGGHPLIFKDDNLYYVATNSITGRLGDIVGESLFDFFGEEKSPPKKLIRLEDIHPRSDPVLVKQVGDYLAERNIPYAVTVVPVYTNPETGQSIHLSQAIELVEVLQEMQKNGASLIQHGYLHQYRADETGEGFEYWDVENDRPIYQAHDDEVKLRDDFASGEEYEEFVRNVGLPYEQTHIYDSIVNGVYEMTAEGLYPIAFEAPHYSMSETGYKELAKYFSTYVGQIQISDRTYDGTYISVYDSKPTNLYGMKVIPETLGYIDPENPNAVDEMIERAEYTAQFGDSYLAFFYHPYLGIENFEEVMQKLEKFDQYEWVDLKEMDHKTEVDGIVVETANGEINVSRPMSVLFAQTTRDLWWITIPIAIFIIIALFALIKKIGRRKTDSQFWEKQ, encoded by the coding sequence ATGAAAAAGATCATTTCTTCCATGGTATTGATTATTCTATTAGCCAGCATTCCGTGGCAAGCGTTTGCTGATGAAACTTCTGGCAACGATCCGAAAGTATTGATTTTGTATCATGCAGAAGAAGAGACTCAAGAAGAAGAGGTGCCGCTTCTAGACATGCTGGTCGGGCACTTTAGCTCTGACATAACGATACAGTCAATCGAAGATGCCGCTGCTGAATATGTGAAAGGCGATTACACACATGTCATTTACTTTGGCCTTGGAAAACGGCAATTGACTGAGGAAGAATTGTTTATAGTCGACCAATATGATGATGTCAAAAAAATGTTCATCGGGAACTATTTTGAATACTTCAAAGAAGCCCCCGATCTCAGTGTCCGGGATTACCGTAACATTGATGCAGTAAGCGGAGATGGGAAAATGTTCGACTTAAAGGAAGAGAAGGAAATGCTGCTCATCAACGGAATCGAGCAGATGGAAGTTTTGTATGAAGGGCAGGCGGCAGATGGAGGTCATCCGCTTATATTCAAGGACGATAATCTCTATTACGTAGCTACCAACTCGATTACAGGAAGGCTCGGTGATATTGTTGGGGAATCGCTATTCGATTTTTTTGGAGAAGAAAAATCACCGCCGAAAAAATTGATTCGCTTGGAAGATATCCATCCGAGGAGCGATCCTGTATTGGTTAAACAAGTTGGTGATTACTTAGCGGAGCGGAATATTCCTTATGCGGTTACTGTCGTGCCGGTCTATACGAATCCAGAAACCGGTCAAAGCATCCATTTGTCCCAAGCAATCGAACTGGTTGAGGTTCTACAAGAAATGCAGAAAAATGGCGCTAGTCTTATCCAGCATGGTTATCTTCATCAATATCGGGCGGATGAAACCGGTGAGGGGTTTGAATATTGGGACGTGGAGAATGATCGTCCGATTTATCAAGCGCATGATGACGAAGTGAAGTTGCGTGATGACTTCGCGTCGGGTGAGGAGTATGAAGAATTTGTCCGAAACGTTGGTCTGCCATATGAACAGACTCATATTTATGATTCGATCGTCAATGGTGTATATGAAATGACAGCGGAAGGACTTTATCCAATCGCTTTCGAAGCCCCACATTATTCGATGTCAGAAACTGGTTATAAAGAGTTGGCAAAGTACTTCTCTACGTATGTTGGGCAAATCCAAATATCCGACCGTACCTATGATGGAACATACATCTCAGTCTATGACTCGAAGCCTACCAATCTCTATGGCATGAAAGTAATCCCTGAAACTTTGGGTTATATCGATCCTGAAAATCCGAATGCAGTTGATGAGATGATTGAAAGAGCTGAGTATACTGCACAATTCGGCGATAGTTATTTAGCGTTTTTCTACCATCCATACCTTGGAATTGAAAATTTTGAAGAAGTGATGCAGAAACTGGAGAAGTTTGATCAATATGAGTGGGTGGATTTAAAGGAAATGGACCATAAAACGGAAGTTGACGGCATAGTTGTGGAAACGGCAAATGGAGAAATCAATGTTTCCCGTCCGATGAGCGTACTTTTCGCCCAAACGACCAGGGATCTTTGGTGGATAACGATTCCAATTGCGATCTTTATCATCATTGCCCTTTTTGCGCTCATTAAGAAAATCGGCCGGCGCAAAACGGATAGTCAATTTTGGGAAAAACAATAA
- a CDS encoding glycosyltransferase — protein sequence MNILITATVVLFWILLLFYSAVTIGGVWYRLQFRNPPKVKHYPSVAVLIPAHNEEIVIENTLRAMARLKYEGKLDVYLLDDSSKDGTAEIVQEFAEVFSRIHYIPVPPGNPKGKSRVLNYGLSVTDSDYFVVYDADNEPEPDALEKLVQAAETVPNAAGAVGYVKTKNVDTNVLTRMIALEFQVFQLLMQCGRWALFRLGSLAGTNMLLRRSVIEKLGGYDVYALAEDAELTVRLTAAGYVLPVIPTSRTWEQEPETLKAFIKQRTRWLTGNLYLLEKSMKDWSHWRGRTFVLSLQHLFTYLIFVLMLLISDIFFILSIAGVDIPSIGAPLMMLWFMTYIVYTAQLLSALVVDRNVSLTNVLYVLIMYFTYAQLFILLLIRSVATYTWSKLRKKTIAWDKTQRFKGRVDS from the coding sequence ATGAATATACTCATCACCGCCACAGTTGTCCTGTTTTGGATTTTGCTGCTGTTTTATTCCGCGGTGACAATCGGCGGTGTCTGGTACCGGCTGCAGTTCCGCAATCCGCCGAAGGTCAAACATTATCCGAGCGTAGCCGTGTTGATTCCTGCACATAATGAAGAAATCGTCATTGAAAATACATTGCGCGCCATGGCGCGGCTGAAATATGAAGGCAAGCTTGATGTTTATCTTTTGGATGACAGCTCCAAAGACGGAACTGCCGAAATCGTCCAGGAATTTGCGGAAGTCTTTTCGCGCATCCATTACATTCCTGTACCGCCTGGCAATCCAAAGGGAAAATCCCGGGTCTTAAACTATGGTTTGAGCGTAACGGATTCGGATTATTTTGTCGTCTATGATGCTGATAATGAACCGGAACCGGACGCATTGGAGAAATTGGTCCAGGCAGCGGAAACAGTGCCGAATGCTGCGGGTGCTGTCGGATATGTCAAAACGAAAAACGTTGATACGAATGTATTGACCCGTATGATTGCGCTCGAATTTCAAGTATTCCAGTTGCTTATGCAATGCGGGCGCTGGGCACTTTTCAGACTGGGCTCTCTCGCCGGGACGAACATGCTGCTGCGCCGTTCAGTGATTGAGAAGTTGGGCGGCTATGACGTATATGCCTTGGCGGAAGATGCAGAACTGACCGTCCGTCTGACAGCAGCTGGCTATGTGCTGCCGGTCATTCCAACTTCACGTACATGGGAGCAGGAGCCAGAAACGCTTAAAGCTTTCATCAAGCAACGGACGCGCTGGTTGACCGGCAACTTGTATTTGCTGGAGAAATCAATGAAGGACTGGTCACACTGGAGAGGCAGAACTTTCGTGCTTAGTTTGCAGCATCTCTTTACGTACCTGATTTTCGTGCTGATGCTGCTGATTTCGGACATCTTCTTCATACTGAGCATTGCAGGTGTTGATATCCCAAGTATCGGTGCACCGCTCATGATGCTATGGTTTATGACCTATATCGTCTATACGGCACAGCTTTTGAGTGCGCTTGTTGTCGATCGGAATGTCTCGCTGACCAATGTGCTGTACGTGCTGATTATGTACTTCACCTACGCCCAATTATTTATCTTGCTGCTGATTCGCAGCGTTGCCACTTATACATGGAGCAAATTGCGCAAAAAAACGATTGCCTGGGACAAAACCCAGCGCTTCAAAGGGAGAGTGGATTCATGA
- a CDS encoding IS110 family transposase, translating to MKHVIAFDVSMGKSYIVVYNALKTCIAEKEIQHTREDFAALKLLIDDLTAGYDEVPHLVFESTGVYSRQLERFMQENSYPYYLMNPLEAKLQNDRLRKHKTDRADAHQLASSHFQNERRLETPSLDVYRQLKKLSRHYTDLDAELAVVRGRLHTELQLTFPELTDLFTTKSDLFLRLVQLFPHPDLVLGNSKTLLRNRILANTEKRTSTKKAEEKAIQLLDAANSSYPAVKVDDLACELVRLYAKRFQELVFLKEACIEKMAALASPLDEYAILLSIPGIGDNTAVRLLAEIGDIGRFENHKQLNAFAGIDIRRYQSGKFLARDRINKRGNKHLRKLLYIIIMNMLKQKRLSQNHLVDYYQKLKKQPYNKCHKVAVVACMNKLLKTIHHLVTHQLRYDYRLSPCTVAPKV from the coding sequence ATGAAACATGTCATCGCTTTTGATGTCAGTATGGGGAAAAGCTATATTGTGGTCTATAACGCGCTGAAAACCTGTATCGCTGAAAAAGAAATCCAGCACACGCGCGAAGATTTTGCTGCGTTGAAGCTGCTGATTGACGACCTAACCGCAGGTTATGATGAGGTGCCACACCTGGTATTTGAATCCACCGGCGTTTATTCACGCCAACTCGAACGCTTCATGCAAGAAAACAGTTATCCGTATTATCTGATGAATCCCCTGGAAGCCAAACTGCAGAATGACCGGTTGCGGAAACATAAGACGGACCGCGCAGACGCTCATCAGCTCGCAAGCAGCCACTTCCAAAATGAACGTCGCCTGGAGACACCGTCATTAGATGTCTACCGGCAACTCAAGAAACTATCCCGGCATTACACGGATCTGGATGCGGAGCTGGCCGTCGTCAGGGGACGTCTGCACACGGAACTGCAGCTCACTTTCCCGGAACTGACTGACTTGTTCACGACAAAATCGGACCTCTTTCTTCGGTTAGTGCAGTTGTTTCCGCATCCCGACCTCGTGTTAGGGAACTCCAAAACGTTGCTTAGAAACCGGATTCTCGCCAATACTGAAAAGCGAACGTCCACTAAAAAAGCAGAAGAAAAAGCCATCCAACTGCTGGATGCCGCCAATAGTTCCTACCCTGCGGTAAAGGTCGATGACCTTGCTTGTGAGCTGGTTCGACTGTACGCTAAGCGGTTCCAGGAGCTTGTCTTTCTGAAAGAGGCGTGTATCGAGAAAATGGCCGCGCTTGCTTCTCCGTTGGACGAGTATGCCATTCTGTTAAGTATTCCAGGCATCGGAGACAATACCGCCGTTCGCTTGCTAGCTGAGATTGGCGATATCGGGCGATTTGAGAATCATAAGCAGTTGAATGCCTTTGCCGGCATCGACATTCGCCGTTACCAATCCGGTAAGTTTCTCGCAAGGGACCGCATCAATAAACGCGGAAACAAACACCTCCGCAAACTGCTTTACATTATCATTATGAACATGCTTAAACAGAAGCGCCTGTCTCAGAACCACCTGGTGGATTATTATCAGAAATTAAAAAAACAACCTTATAACAAATGTCATAAGGTTGCCGTGGTGGCCTGCATGAACAAGCTGCTCAAAACGATTCACCACTTGGTCACACACCAATTACGCTACGATTACAGGCTAAGCCCCTGTACCGTGGCACCTAAAGTTTAA
- the galU gene encoding UTP--glucose-1-phosphate uridylyltransferase GalU, with the protein MKITKAIIPAAGLGTRFLPATKAMPKEMLPIVDKPTIQYIVEEAIASGITSIIIVTGKGKRAIEDHFDHAFELEHILKEQGKLDMLDSVLATSEVEIHYIRQKQPLGLGHAIWSARHFIGDEPFAVLLGDDIVQNDPPALHQLIEQFEKTDSPVIGVKEVSDSETHRYGIIAPAEIDGDLMKVDHFVEKPEPGHAPSNFAIMGRYVLTPEIFRLLAEQKPGAGGEIQLTDAIEKLNTIRAVRAFAFEGKRYDVGEKYGFIETTIEFALQRPELKARLLELFEKKLAEEKTGQ; encoded by the coding sequence ATGAAGATTACAAAAGCAATCATCCCGGCAGCAGGCCTCGGTACGCGTTTCTTGCCGGCGACAAAAGCAATGCCGAAAGAAATGCTGCCAATTGTCGATAAGCCAACCATCCAGTATATTGTCGAAGAAGCAATTGCATCCGGCATCACCAGCATCATCATTGTCACAGGAAAAGGAAAGCGCGCCATTGAGGACCATTTCGACCATGCCTTTGAACTTGAGCATATTCTGAAAGAGCAAGGTAAGCTCGATATGCTCGACTCGGTTCTTGCCACATCCGAAGTGGAAATCCATTATATCCGCCAAAAACAGCCCTTAGGATTAGGGCATGCCATTTGGTCAGCCCGTCATTTTATTGGTGATGAACCGTTTGCAGTACTACTGGGAGATGATATCGTCCAGAACGATCCTCCAGCGCTTCACCAGTTAATCGAGCAGTTCGAGAAAACAGACAGCCCGGTTATCGGGGTCAAAGAAGTAAGTGATAGTGAAACGCATCGCTATGGTATCATTGCGCCAGCAGAAATCGACGGGGATCTTATGAAAGTCGACCATTTTGTCGAGAAGCCGGAGCCTGGCCATGCACCCTCGAACTTTGCCATCATGGGCAGGTACGTGCTGACACCGGAAATTTTTCGCTTGCTGGCTGAGCAGAAACCGGGGGCTGGCGGGGAAATCCAATTGACCGATGCCATCGAAAAACTCAATACAATACGAGCTGTTCGGGCGTTTGCGTTCGAAGGAAAACGCTACGATGTAGGCGAAAAATACGGGTTTATCGAAACGACGATTGAATTTGCCTTGCAGCGCCCCGAATTGAAAGCGCGATTACTGGAGCTATTCGAGAAGAAATTGGCCGAGGAAAAGACAGGCCAATAG